The genomic region ATGAAGACGTTATCCATTCTGGGCACCATTGCCATGTTCCTGGTAGGTGGTGGCATTTTGGTGCACGGGATACCGCTGGTTTATAACGCCATCGAACACTTCGCTATGGATTTTGGCGGCCTGTCGACCACACTGATCCCCATGTTGGCCAATGGCTTGATCGGCTTGCTGGCGGGTGCGTTGCTGGTGGCGGTGATTACACCTTTGCTTCGGATGTGGGAAGCCAGATCAGAAGCTTCTTAATTCAGAGACTTCTTAAATCAAAGGCAGGCATCAAACAGTCGGCTGACAAGAACTGGAACGGCTGTTTCGACCCGTAGAATGCGTGGCCCCAAGTGAACGCTCTGGCAACCAGCGTCTTTCAGTTTACCCACTTCGTAGGGCGTGAAACCGCCTTCTGGGCCAATACAAAGCGCTGCAGCGCGGTTCAAGTGAGTAGGGCAGACCGTAGAGGTTCCCGGGTGGGCAACCAGAGCTTGCTTGTTTTTTAATAGGGCAGGTAGCTCATCTTCCACGAAGGGTTTGAATAGCTTGCGGATGTGTACGCGTGGCATGCCCGTATCTTTTGCCTGCTCAAGCCCAAGAGTCAGGTTTTCGCGTAGGTTTTCATCCGAAAGCAAAGGCGTTTGCCAGAAGCTTTTTTCCACCTTATAGCTGTTGATCAGCCAGATATCCTTGACGCCCATCGTCGCGCTGGTTTGTAGAATGCGGCGGAACATCTTAGGTCTGGGCATGGCGAGAATAAGCGTAAGAGGCAGCGGAGCCGGTGGCTGCTGATCCAGTACAACAACCAGTTCGACCTCAGAATCGGTGAGCTCAACCACGTTTCCCAGCCCCATCAGGCCGTTTACTCGCCCAACAGGCAGCTGATCCCCTACGGAGGTGCCAAGCACAGATTTAATGTGCTCTAGCCGTCGGCCTCGCAGCACCACACGATTAGGTGCCACAAAGTCTTCATCGAACAGTAAGGCTAGATTCATTCAGCTGGTGACTCATCTGCGTCTGGGTCAGCTACTTCACGCTTTGCCAGCCGGCCAAACAGAATGCCCAGCTCGAACAAAATCCACATGGGTACAGCCAGAAGCGTCTGCGAGATAATGTCTGGCGGTGTCAGCATCATGCCGATAACGAAGCAGCCGACCACCACGTAAGGGCGTTTAGCTGCCAGGTCCGCCGGTGTTGTTACGCCACTGAGGATTAGCAGAATGGTGGCAATGGGAATCTCAAAGGCTATCCCGAAGGCAAAAAACATCTTCAGCACGAAATTCAGGTAGCTGCTGATATCCGGTAGTTCAACAATACCTTCCGGGCCTATGGCCGTAAAAAAGCCGAACACCAAGGGGAACACCACGTAGTACGCAAACGCGGCGCCCAGATAGAACAGAAGAACGGAGGTAAACAGCAGCGGGAACGCTAGGCGCTTTTCATGGGCATAAAGCCCCGGCGCTATAAAACTCCAGAGCTGGTAAAGAATAACCGGGATAGCGACAAAGACCGATAAGAACAGTGCCAGTTTCAGGGGCGCGAAAAACGGCGAGGTAATGTCCGTTGCGATCATCATCTGCCCAATCGGAAGCAGTGACCGAATAGGCTCGGACAGCCAGAGGTACAGCTCGTTGGCAAAGGGGTAGATAGCCGCAAAACAGATAACGACGGCCAGAACCATTTTCAGCAAACGGTTGCGAAGTTCCAGCAGGTGTTCAACTAAAGGCATCTCCGGCTGTGCGGAAGAATTACTCTGGTGCTCTGTGCTGTTACCGTCTGGTTTTGCATTCATGAAGGCTTATCCGACGGTGTTTGCGTGGTATCCGGCTGATCCGTCTTGTTCTCTTGGGGGTCTTTTTTCGGATCACTTTGTGGGCTCTGATCTGCCACCGCTTGCTTGTCGGCAGCCTTTTTCCCGATTGGCTTGTCCGACATAATCATGTGCTCGTATTGCTTGGCCTCGTCGAGAGCGCCACGCACGGTTTTTTGCACGTCTTCCAAACCCACATCGCCGGCTTCGCGTAGCTCTTTCCTGAGCTCATCGGCTTTTAGCTGGCGGTCGAGTTCCGAGGTGAACTGGCTGACCATGCGGCGCGCACCGCCAATCCAGCGCCCGGCCGCTCGGGCGGCCGTAGGCAGCCGTTCGGGGCCAAGCACCAACAGAGCGATAACGCCGCAGATCAGCAGCTCAAGAAAGCCGATATCAAACATTCTGCCGGGTCTCAGCTATTGGATTTTTCCTTGGGCTTCTCTTCAGTCGCCTGCTGGGTCTGTGCGTCGGCTTCACCTTCCAGAGAATCGGGGTCTTCGGTTTTGCTATCGTTATCACTCATGGATTTTTTGAAGCCACGAATGGCGCCACCAAGATCACCGCCAATGTTGCGCAGTTTTTTGGTTCCGAACAACAAAATCACAATGCCCAGTACAATAAGAAGTTGCCAGATACTGATGCCCATTACGGGGTCCTCGTTTTTGATGTTTCTATTCGCTGGTATTGTACGCCACCCAAGCAGGTTGGCGGAAACCCCCGTAAGGGGTATTGCCAGCTCACTCGCTACGGGATGCCTTTTCTTCCAGCCCCGAAAGATCAAACCGGTTAGATAGCTCGTCCAGAATATCCTTCGAGCTAAGCCCAAGGCTGGAGAGCATAACCAAACTGTGAAACCAGAGATCCGCTGTTTCGCTGACTACCGCCCGAGTTTCTCCCGAGTGCTCGGCATCTTTGGCGGCCAGCAGCGTCTCAGTACACTCCTCACCCACCTTTTCCAGAATTTTGTTCAAGCCTTTGGCATGAAGGCTGGCGACGTAGGATTTCTCCGGGTCGGCTGATTTACGGGCTTCCAGAACCCGAGTGAGGTTTTCCAGAACATCACTCACTGCACACACTCCTCATTTGGTGCCATAAATGGCATCCGGATCTTTAATAACGGGGTCAACGCTAGCCCACTGGCCGTCTTTCAGGGAGCGATAAAAACAGCTACGCCGACCGGTGTGGCAGGCTATGCCGCCTTTTTGCTCCACCTTCAGTAATATCACATCCTCGTCACAATCGAGGCGAATATCCGTAATGACCTGTTGATGCCCAGAAGACTCACCCTTGCGCCACAGTTTGCTCCGTGAACGAGACCAGTAAACCGCCTGGCCTTCTTCGGCTGTTAATCGCAGCGATTCCCGATTCATCCAGGCCATCATCAGTATATCGCCGTTGGCGGCATCTTGGGCGATAGCAGGAACCAGGCCATCGGCCGTCCAACGAATGGCTTCAAGCCAATCGAGGTTGTCTAGATTACCAGAGAAGTCTTTCATTTCAGTGAATCCTGAGTGCTTGAGCTCTAGAAATTGCCGGCGAACGAACAACAGTGCGAAACGGGCGGTATTCTAAACCATCTGAGCCTAACCGGAATGACTGCTTTCTGCAGCTTGATACTGAGCCAGAGCACGTCGGGCGGAGTCTGGTAACGGAGTAGATTTTTGCGTACTGTCGTCAACACAAACAATCACCGTTTCCGCCGTTGCACAGCAAATACCGTTCTGAAAAAGACCCTGATATAACTGCATGGAACTGTTGCCAATGCGCGCAACGGCTGTCCCAATATCTACAGTGCCTGGCCAATGAATTTCTGTGCGCAACTGAAGGCTGAGATTGGCAATCACAAAGGATTTGCCGGGGGAGACGAGAGGGGCCTGCGGATTATAAATTAGTTCGACTCGGCCGGTTTCGATAAGTGTTGAAAATACTGCGTTGTTTACATGGCCCTGTCGGTCCGTATCTGCGAAGCGCAGCTTGTCATAAGCCCGGGCAAGAAACTGTTCTAGTGTCCAGTCTTTAGTTACGTCAGTTGTCATTTACGGTCACCTTTCGAATGTAAGTTGGTTGCTGTGATACGGCCATACTTTTGTTGGTACGGTCTTCGCCCGCCTAGCCAGTTCCATAAAGAGGCTAATTCAGTGAAAGCAGAGAGTTATACCATTTACCCTCTGGGCCCAAGCGATCTGTTTGCTGCTGCAGAAATTTGTGCACTGGCAATGAACGATAACCCAATTCACGTTCAGGTGTTCGGGTCCTTGCCCGCGCTACGGGAGCACAGGCTCAGGCGCTTTATCCCGGGGCTAATCGCCTACGTTCATCGCAAAGGCAATCTTTACGGTGCTTTCGCCAAGGGAACCTTGGTTGGCGTGCTAGGCATGCTACCACCCAAAAACTGTAAACCGTCTCCTCTCGACACACTGCGCCTGATGCCAACACTGCTGACATCTAACAGCCCTGCTGGCACGTTACGCTTGGCGAAATGGCTCAGTACCTGGGCCAGGATAGACCCAGCCGCGCCCCACTGGCATCTGGGCCCGCTAGCGGTGGCGCCCTCTTGGCAACACCAAGTTGGGTGATGATGCGGCCTGCCGACGTATAGCTGGAAGCGAGCGCGGCTAGTAAAAGACACCACAAGGAGTCAGTCGTTACTTTTCGAGGAGGGCGTCGTTGCTGGCACCTAAGGCAGGGCTCTCGTCGTCGCGGGTCTGTGCATTCACAAAACGAATCGGTGAACGCACAACGGGGCCGCGCGTACTTTGTGTTACTAGGCCACGGGCCTGTATCTGCGCGTCAGCAGGCCGAAGCGAGTGGCTGCCCAGCCCAGACGACGGTTAATACTTTTGGTTTTTGGAGCCACGTTAGGCACTTTCACGGTGAACCAGCCACGGGTAAGACAGCGCACTAGGCTCATTACAAAGCCGAGCATGAACTGCAGCATCCAGCCGGTTAGGTTCTTGCGGAACGCAACGACATCATCGTCGGTGGGTTGCGCCCTGACCGAAGATCATCAGGGTGCGGGTCATGATGTTGGCGCCTTTACCCAGCAGGTTCTCGGGATCGTGCAGGCGTACTGCCAGGGAAATCAGTTTAGAGACCGGCGTCCAGGGAGTTGGGGATCACCACCATGGAGCTAATTAGGCCGGAGTGGGAGCTGACCTTAGCCATGATGCAAGACTTGGCCTGGGTGGACATGGAGTTGCCACCGTATTCCTTGCCAATCTGCATGCCGAAGGCTTTTTCCAATACCGGACCAACCTTGGTGCCCACGTCTACACCTTCGGTGAGCAAGCGGGTTGCCTCGTTCAGGTAGGGCGCCAAGATGCGGGTGGTGTAAAAACCGGGGCCGTACTTGAGCATCCGGTGCTTCAGGCCCAGCATCACTTCTGGCAGGCCCAGTACTGTGTCGCTATTGGCGGCGACCACTGGGATGTCCAGGTCTGCCAGCTTCTGAAAGGTCTGCTGGCAGAGTACTGACAGCTCGCTGACTTCCTGAGCGCTCTCGGCGTTTTCAAACAAGTTAATGTCGGCGCCGACCATGAACGAGCCTTCCTTGGTGGAATACAACACCAGGGCCTTGGGCTTGGCCTGCGTGAGTTCCGCGAAGGCGGCGTTGAAGTCGTCGGCGAACGCCGCTTTCAGCTGGCTCAGCACCTTGATGCGCTGTTTCATAGTTTTGGCAAAGCTCAGATCACGCAGTGCCGAGCTGAGTTCGGAAGACAGCGGCACCCGGCGGTCCGCGAGCGGATTGAACAGGCGGCCGTGCAGGTCTTTGCGGATGAGGAGTTTCACCAGATCACCCTGCAGCAAGGAAGCTTTGCTGAGTGCCTGCTTGCACCACGGGTTGGAGCAACTGGCGGAGCGCTGGGGTAGTGATAACACGCAGGTTCAGCAGCGGCTGAGCGGGCTGTTTATCAGCGTGCTTCAGGAAGGGCAGGAGCAGGGTGTTCTCAATAACCAGGTGGGCACGCCGATCTTGTTGGACTTCTTCTACGGGTTGCTACTGCGTGTTTGCCAAATGCATCTGTTACGTGGCAGGGCTGGGCGTATGGCCGACCAGCATGGGGTGCTGTTCGATATGCTGTGGCGGACGATCACCGTTTCCCCTGCAGAGCCACCGGTACCGGTACCGGCAGCGGCCAAGGCGCCTACCGCGACCCGATAGCCCAGTCGTCCAAGTCTCCTACAAAAAATGATTATTGCGTAGCTTGGCTGATCTTTTTTGCCTGCTCCGATGCCTCATTCTCCATAAATGCGTTCATATCCTTTTCAAACTGCTGAACGTCTTTTGGTTGCACTGAGATCTTCGGAGCGCCGCTACCAGTCGTCCCTATAGGGCTTTCGAGAGTGGGCTGATCTTTCTTACTGATGTTGGAGGTAACAAGAAGTCCAACAACAATTAGAGCTATTAACAACATAATTAGCCGCATGACAGTATGGAAACACCCTCGATTTCAACCACCGTTTTTGCATCAGATCGCTCAATAATTTTTACCAGAGTCGATTGGATGGTTTCGTCTTCTCGGGCGTCACTGTCGCTAAAAAAAGTCTGCTCCTGCGGCTCCGAGTTCTCCTCCGAAATGAATGAAATAACGATTTTTGTTGCAGAGTCAGCCGTTTCTCCGAAGTATTCCAACGAAATCTTCGGATAACCGTTGAAGCCCTTTTTTACCTGTTTCGCGATTCGTTTTTTTGCTTTGTCGATGTTCATAATTTGAGCTCAGTGGTAAACGATCCGAAAAGTTTAGCGAATAAACCCTCGCGGCTACTTGAACAGCGTTAGCGCTGCATTCCCTTTCCATACGAAGTTTGGTGAGGGTTAAGCGCCTTTTTGGTTTTCGATGTATTGCTTTATAATCGAAAGCGGTGCGCCACCGCAGGTGATTACGCAGTAGCTTTTCGACCAGAAAAATGGTTTCCAGTAATAGCTATTAACGTGGTCGGCAAACTCTTTCCTGATTCTTCGAGAGGTTCCCGTTTTCAGGGCGTTCACAAAATCAGCTACGGCGTATTTGGGGGGTAGTTCCATCAAAATATGGATGTGGTCAGGCTCGCCGTTTACCTCAAAAAGCTCCCCCTCCCAAGCGCTCACACGCTCAGAAATCAGTTCAGACAGGCGAGCTAATATGCCCTCGTTAATGACCGGGTTTCGATACTTTGTCACAAGAACCAAGTGATACTTTGTGTTGTATACGCAATGGTGCTGAGCTTTCAGGGTTGTTTTAGACATAGGAACCAATTATATTAGGATTCATGGATAAGCGCAAAATCAATTACAAGCTCTACCCCAGCCAATCGCAATCTGAGCGGTTGCTTGAGAGCTTGCGCTTACACCAACAACTTTATAATGCCGCACTACAAGAGCGTATCGACTGTTACCGAAAAACCGGAAAGTCGATATCCTATAACGACCAACAAGCCAGTTTGACTCAGATCCGCGCCGACCATCCCGAATACAAAGCCATTCCGGTTTACATTACCCGAATGACGCTTCGCCGCCTGGACAAAGCGTTCAAAGCGTTTTTTGAGCGCGTAAAGAAAGGCCAGGCTCCGGGGTTCCCCCGCTTTCGCTCACTCAGCCGGTTTTCCAGTTTTGAGATGTGCGGTGGCAGCGGCTGGGCGTTTATTCCCGAGGCGAACGGTAAGCACGGCAGGCTTTCGATCAACGGCATTGGCCGCATCAAGGCTCGGGGGAAGGCTCGAACTCTGGGAAAAGTCAAAACTAGCCAGGTTATCCATAAGCACGGGCAGTGGTTCTTATCAGTCACCGTCGAATGTGAGCCTGTGCGGGCCTGCAAAGGCCAGAAAGCTTGCGGGTTCGATTGGGGCGTGGAGTATTTAGGCACGGTTACGCACGAAAACGGCGAGCATTACGCGATCGAGAACCCACGTTACTACCGGGACTCCAAAGAGAGCTTGCTGCCGATGCAGCAGGCTGTATCACGCAAAAAGCGAGGTTCCAACCGGTGGAAGCGGGCCTGTAAAGTTCTGACTCAAGCCAGAGCTAAGGTTGCCCGGCAGCGCCACCACGATCACCATCAACTGAGTCACGATCTCGCGAAGGAATACACGCTCTTTGCCACGGAAAAACTGACCATTCGGAACATGACCCGAACGGCAAAAGGCACACTCGAAAAGCCAGGGAAAATGGTCAAGCAGAAGTCCGGGTTAAACCGGGAGATACTAGACACCGCGCCGGCAAAGTTGCT from Marinobacter sp. LV10R510-11A harbors:
- a CDS encoding 16S rRNA (uracil(1498)-N(3))-methyltransferase, whose translation is MNLALLFDEDFVAPNRVVLRGRRLEHIKSVLGTSVGDQLPVGRVNGLMGLGNVVELTDSEVELVVVLDQQPPAPLPLTLILAMPRPKMFRRILQTSATMGVKDIWLINSYKVEKSFWQTPLLSDENLRENLTLGLEQAKDTGMPRVHIRKLFKPFVEDELPALLKNKQALVAHPGTSTVCPTHLNRAAALCIGPEGGFTPYEVGKLKDAGCQSVHLGPRILRVETAVPVLVSRLFDACL
- the tatC gene encoding twin-arginine translocase subunit TatC; protein product: MNAKPDGNSTEHQSNSSAQPEMPLVEHLLELRNRLLKMVLAVVICFAAIYPFANELYLWLSEPIRSLLPIGQMMIATDITSPFFAPLKLALFLSVFVAIPVILYQLWSFIAPGLYAHEKRLAFPLLFTSVLLFYLGAAFAYYVVFPLVFGFFTAIGPEGIVELPDISSYLNFVLKMFFAFGIAFEIPIATILLILSGVTTPADLAAKRPYVVVGCFVIGMMLTPPDIISQTLLAVPMWILFELGILFGRLAKREVADPDADESPAE
- the tatB gene encoding Sec-independent protein translocase protein TatB, which encodes MFDIGFLELLICGVIALLVLGPERLPTAARAAGRWIGGARRMVSQFTSELDRQLKADELRKELREAGDVGLEDVQKTVRGALDEAKQYEHMIMSDKPIGKKAADKQAVADQSPQSDPKKDPQENKTDQPDTTQTPSDKPS
- the tatA gene encoding twin-arginine translocase TatA/TatE family subunit, whose amino-acid sequence is MGISIWQLLIVLGIVILLFGTKKLRNIGGDLGGAIRGFKKSMSDNDSKTEDPDSLEGEADAQTQQATEEKPKEKSNS
- a CDS encoding phosphoribosyl-ATP diphosphatase, with translation MSDVLENLTRVLEARKSADPEKSYVASLHAKGLNKILEKVGEECTETLLAAKDAEHSGETRAVVSETADLWFHSLVMLSSLGLSSKDILDELSNRFDLSGLEEKASRSE
- the hisI gene encoding phosphoribosyl-AMP cyclohydrolase is translated as MKDFSGNLDNLDWLEAIRWTADGLVPAIAQDAANGDILMMAWMNRESLRLTAEEGQAVYWSRSRSKLWRKGESSGHQQVITDIRLDCDEDVILLKVEQKGGIACHTGRRSCFYRSLKDGQWASVDPVIKDPDAIYGTK
- a CDS encoding acyl-CoA thioesterase, with product MTTDVTKDWTLEQFLARAYDKLRFADTDRQGHVNNAVFSTLIETGRVELIYNPQAPLVSPGKSFVIANLSLQLRTEIHWPGTVDIGTAVARIGNSSMQLYQGLFQNGICCATAETVIVCVDDSTQKSTPLPDSARRALAQYQAAESSHSG
- a CDS encoding 3-hydroxyacyl-CoA dehydrogenase family protein — encoded protein: MKLLIRKDLHGRLFNPLADRRVPLSSELSSALRDLSFAKTMKQRIKVLSQLKAAFADDFNAAFAELTQAKPKALVLYSTKEGSFMVGADINLFENAESAQEVSELSVLCQQTFQKLADLDIPVVAANSDTVLGLPEVMLGLKHRMLKYGPGFYTTRILAPYLNEATRLLTEGVDVGTKVGPVLEKAFGMQIGKEYGGNSMSTQAKSCIMAKVSSHSGLISSMVVIPNSLDAGL
- the tnpA gene encoding IS200/IS605 family transposase; translation: MSKTTLKAQHHCVYNTKYHLVLVTKYRNPVINEGILARLSELISERVSAWEGELFEVNGEPDHIHILMELPPKYAVADFVNALKTGTSRRIRKEFADHVNSYYWKPFFWSKSYCVITCGGAPLSIIKQYIENQKGA
- a CDS encoding RNA-guided endonuclease InsQ/TnpB family protein → MDKRKINYKLYPSQSQSERLLESLRLHQQLYNAALQERIDCYRKTGKSISYNDQQASLTQIRADHPEYKAIPVYITRMTLRRLDKAFKAFFERVKKGQAPGFPRFRSLSRFSSFEMCGGSGWAFIPEANGKHGRLSINGIGRIKARGKARTLGKVKTSQVIHKHGQWFLSVTVECEPVRACKGQKACGFDWGVEYLGTVTHENGEHYAIENPRYYRDSKESLLPMQQAVSRKKRGSNRWKRACKVLTQARAKVARQRHHDHHQLSHDLAKEYTLFATEKLTIRNMTRTAKGTLEKPGKMVKQKSGLNREILDTAPAKLLAMIHYKVEETGGEFVEIPTRKAKPSQRCPACWEVVKKTLSERTHQCDCGCTMPRDAASGLVAIKWALGLGGNSPNAGHSAKPLLSVA